In Bacillus cereus ATCC 14579, a single window of DNA contains:
- the nadB gene encoding L-aspartate oxidase produces the protein MPSADVLIIGSGVAALRVAKEICHEKNVIIITKETKRNNNTHLAQGGIAAAVATYDNPNDHFEDTLVAGCHYNNEEVVRYLVEEGPKEINNLIENGMKFDGDETGPHLGKEGAHRKRRILHAGGDATGKNLLEHLIQEVAPYVTVVEQEMVLDFIIEKDKCVGALTRNNKGELKRYNADYTVLASGGIGGLYAFTSNDETITGDGLAMVYRAGGELVDLEFIQFHPTMLYAGGRCSGLVSEAVRGEGAVLINGKGQRFMMDIHSEQDLAPRDVVARAIHEQLLAGEKVYLNIEMIQNFEQRFPTVSSICKTNGVDINKKLIPVVPGTHFHMGGVKTNCDGETSIPNLYAVGEVACNGVHGANRLASNSLLEGLVFGKRIGRHILSRETKEKVNMLAEKEAKFIVLNHLPTKEEIQKCMMKYVGIVRTEQSLSYAKRWLSKYGVRNMILQHDVLTNEEITLINMLTVCELIVVSALQREESIGGHYRSDYPDRNIGKKEIVRVKRKRQLV, from the coding sequence ATGCCAAGCGCAGATGTCTTAATTATTGGAAGTGGCGTTGCGGCACTTCGTGTTGCAAAAGAGATTTGTCACGAAAAGAATGTGATTATTATTACAAAGGAGACGAAACGTAATAATAATACACATTTAGCCCAAGGTGGAATTGCCGCAGCGGTAGCTACATACGACAATCCTAATGATCATTTTGAAGATACGCTAGTAGCAGGGTGTCATTATAACAATGAAGAAGTGGTCCGTTATTTAGTCGAGGAAGGACCGAAAGAAATTAATAACCTTATTGAAAATGGAATGAAATTTGATGGAGATGAAACAGGTCCTCATCTTGGAAAAGAAGGAGCGCATCGAAAACGTCGTATTTTACATGCAGGTGGCGATGCAACAGGAAAGAATTTATTAGAGCATCTTATTCAAGAAGTAGCTCCATACGTTACGGTAGTGGAACAGGAAATGGTGCTCGATTTTATTATAGAAAAAGATAAATGTGTTGGGGCTTTAACTCGCAACAATAAAGGAGAATTGAAACGTTACAATGCAGATTATACGGTGTTAGCTTCAGGCGGTATTGGCGGTTTATACGCCTTTACTTCTAATGATGAGACGATTACAGGCGATGGACTTGCAATGGTGTACCGTGCAGGCGGAGAGCTTGTAGATTTAGAGTTTATACAATTTCATCCGACGATGTTATACGCGGGTGGGCGTTGTTCTGGTCTTGTGTCCGAAGCTGTTCGCGGAGAAGGAGCTGTCCTTATAAATGGAAAAGGGCAGCGTTTTATGATGGATATACATTCCGAACAGGATTTAGCGCCTCGTGATGTAGTCGCAAGGGCTATTCATGAACAGCTACTTGCGGGTGAAAAAGTGTACTTAAACATCGAAATGATTCAAAACTTTGAACAACGCTTTCCGACCGTGTCATCGATATGTAAAACAAATGGAGTCGATATAAATAAAAAACTTATTCCAGTCGTGCCTGGTACTCATTTTCACATGGGCGGCGTGAAAACGAACTGTGATGGAGAGACGTCTATTCCGAACTTATACGCAGTCGGTGAAGTAGCTTGTAACGGGGTTCATGGTGCAAATAGATTAGCGAGTAATTCATTATTAGAAGGTCTTGTGTTTGGAAAAAGAATCGGACGACACATTTTATCTAGAGAGACAAAAGAAAAGGTGAACATGCTAGCCGAAAAGGAAGCAAAGTTTATCGTTTTGAATCATTTACCGACGAAAGAAGAAATACAAAAATGCATGATGAAATATGTTGGGATTGTGCGAACAGAGCAAAGTTTATCTTATGCGAAGAGATGGCTTAGTAAGTATGGTGTTCGAAATATGATATTACAACATGATGTTCTTACGAATGAAGAGATAACGCTTATTAATATGTTAACGGTTTGTGAGCTTATAGTTGTGTCAGCCTTGCAAAGAGAAGAAAGTATTGGCGGGCATTACCGGAGTGATTATCCAGATAGAAATATAGGAAAGAAAGAGATTGTTCGAGTAAAGAGAAAACGACAACTTGTGTGA
- a CDS encoding IscS subfamily cysteine desulfurase: MMIYLDYAATTPMSEEALQTYMKAASQYFGNEQSLHDIGGTASSLLQVCRKTFAEMIGGKEQGVFFTSGGSESNYLAIQSLLNARNKKHIITTPMEHASIRSYFQSLKSKGYTITEIPVDKNGLICLVDLEAAITEDTVLASIQHGNSEIGTVQNITEIGALLKKYNVLFHTDCVQTFGKLPIHVFEMGIDSLSVSAHKIYGPKGVGACYINPQTRWEQVFPGTSHEKGFRPGTVNVPGIASFLTAAENILKTQWEESLRFKELRSYFLEQIQTLPLEIEVEGHSTSCLPHIVGVTIKGIEGQYTMLECNRHGIAISTGSACQVGKQEPSKTMLAIGKTYEEAKQYVRFSFGQQTTKDQIDTTIHALHTIGNQFYRGVKS; this comes from the coding sequence ATGATGATATATCTTGACTATGCAGCTACTACACCTATGAGCGAGGAAGCGTTACAAACATATATGAAAGCAGCATCGCAATACTTCGGAAATGAACAAAGTTTACATGATATTGGAGGAACGGCTTCTTCTTTATTACAAGTTTGCCGAAAAACATTTGCGGAAATGATTGGAGGCAAAGAACAAGGAGTATTTTTCACAAGCGGTGGATCGGAATCGAACTATCTTGCGATTCAATCACTTCTAAATGCCCGAAATAAGAAGCATATTATTACGACACCTATGGAACATGCATCCATTCGAAGTTATTTTCAATCTCTAAAATCAAAAGGCTATACGATCACTGAAATTCCTGTTGATAAAAATGGACTCATTTGTTTAGTAGATTTAGAGGCAGCTATTACGGAAGATACTGTGCTAGCAAGTATACAGCATGGAAACTCTGAAATCGGAACCGTTCAAAACATTACAGAAATCGGGGCACTTTTAAAAAAATATAATGTTTTATTTCATACGGATTGTGTGCAAACGTTTGGTAAACTGCCTATCCATGTTTTTGAGATGGGGATTGATAGTCTTTCTGTTTCAGCACATAAAATATACGGACCAAAAGGTGTCGGCGCTTGCTACATAAATCCGCAAACTCGCTGGGAACAAGTATTTCCAGGAACTTCTCACGAAAAAGGATTTCGCCCAGGTACAGTGAACGTTCCCGGCATCGCATCTTTTTTAACAGCTGCTGAAAATATATTAAAAACTCAATGGGAAGAAAGTTTACGTTTTAAAGAGTTACGATCCTACTTTTTAGAGCAAATACAAACACTTCCGCTAGAAATTGAAGTAGAAGGTCATTCTACTTCTTGTTTACCACATATTGTTGGGGTTACAATAAAAGGAATAGAAGGTCAATATACTATGCTAGAATGTAATCGCCATGGTATCGCCATTTCCACCGGAAGTGCTTGCCAAGTCGGTAAACAAGAACCTTCGAAAACTATGCTTGCAATTGGAAAAACGTATGAAGAGGCAAAACAATATGTCCGCTTCTCTTTCGGACAACAAACAACGAAAGATCAAATTGATACTACTATTCATGCACTACACACAATTGGAAATCAATTTTATAGAGGTGTTAAATCATAA
- a CDS encoding transcription repressor NadR, translated as MKQNEQKKILGEERRQLILQWLLAANEPLSGNELSKKTNVSRQVIVQDISLLKARNEPIIATAQGYLYLKPQEKQQTFERVIVCQHKPAEVRQELTMLVDHGVTIKDVKVEHPVYGDLTASIMVSNRFDVEQYLQKIENTNASYLSQLTDGIHLHTIEADSKEKLDAACEALDKAGFLVY; from the coding sequence ATGAAACAAAATGAACAAAAAAAGATTTTAGGTGAAGAAAGACGACAACTTATCCTCCAGTGGCTTCTTGCTGCAAATGAACCGTTATCGGGGAATGAACTATCGAAAAAGACGAACGTAAGTAGACAAGTTATCGTGCAAGATATTTCCTTGCTTAAAGCACGAAACGAACCAATTATTGCGACTGCTCAAGGTTATTTATATTTAAAGCCACAAGAGAAGCAACAAACTTTTGAACGCGTAATCGTATGCCAACATAAACCAGCAGAAGTACGTCAGGAACTTACAATGCTTGTTGACCATGGCGTTACGATTAAAGACGTAAAAGTTGAGCATCCTGTATACGGTGACTTAACAGCCTCCATTATGGTAAGCAATCGCTTTGATGTAGAGCAATATTTACAAAAAATCGAAAACACAAATGCTTCCTATCTTTCACAACTAACAGATGGTATTCACTTACATACAATCGAGGCAGATTCTAAAGAAAAATTAGATGCTGCTTGTGAGGCGTTAGATAAAGCAGGATTTCTCGTTTATTAA
- a CDS encoding MOSC domain-containing protein — protein sequence MGIELVHFSIGKPKQMKYGEDKEMITGICKDPTEEAFLSKDGFRGDDVADLKHHGGPDRAVCVYPPEHYALWEEEFQTTLPASTFGENITVTNMLEHYVCIGDSYQLGEAIIQVTQARVPCSTISKRFGIPGILPRIVATGFTGYLCRVLQEGTVRKDSKITLLERPSSNVSVLFSNEIYFHNRKDKDGIEKILAVPELADIWRGQLEDRLAKLK from the coding sequence ATGGGAATTGAACTCGTTCACTTTAGCATTGGCAAACCGAAACAAATGAAATATGGCGAAGATAAAGAAATGATAACAGGTATATGTAAAGATCCTACAGAAGAGGCCTTTCTCTCAAAAGACGGATTTCGTGGTGATGACGTAGCGGATTTAAAACATCACGGCGGACCTGATCGCGCTGTTTGTGTGTACCCACCCGAGCATTACGCACTATGGGAAGAGGAATTTCAAACTACGCTTCCCGCTTCTACATTTGGTGAAAACATTACCGTAACAAATATGTTAGAGCATTACGTATGCATCGGAGATTCATATCAACTAGGCGAAGCAATCATTCAAGTTACGCAAGCTCGCGTACCTTGTAGCACAATTTCAAAACGTTTTGGCATCCCTGGCATACTGCCGCGTATTGTAGCAACTGGATTTACTGGCTACCTATGCCGCGTTCTTCAAGAAGGTACTGTACGTAAAGATTCAAAAATTACATTACTAGAACGTCCATCAAGCAATGTTTCTGTTTTATTCTCTAACGAAATTTATTTTCATAATAGAAAAGATAAAGATGGCATCGAGAAGATTCTTGCTGTTCCAGAACTAGCTGATATTTGGCGTGGTCAATTAGAAGATCGTCTTGCGAAGTTAAAATAA
- the pheA gene encoding prephenate dehydratase, translating into MIRVGYLGPEATFTNMAVSRFFPEAEHVPYRTIPDCIDAAANENVDFAVVPLENAIEGSVNITVDYLVHEQPLSIVGEITVPIQQHLLVHPQYAEVWEEVYAVHSHPHAIAQCHKFLNEELKGVTVRDMTSTSAAAQYVKEHPEEKIAAIANEAAAEKYGLTIVRRSIHTHKNNHTRFLVLHKKKKAVLPNNGENRGEKTTLMITLPADYAGALYQVLSAFAWRKLNLSKIESRPMKTGLGNYFFLIDVDKAYDDVLLPGVTMELEALGFSVTVLGSYSSYWL; encoded by the coding sequence ATGATTCGAGTAGGATATTTAGGACCAGAAGCAACATTTACAAATATGGCGGTGAGTCGTTTTTTTCCGGAAGCAGAGCATGTACCGTATCGAACGATTCCAGATTGTATAGATGCAGCTGCAAATGAAAATGTAGACTTCGCAGTTGTACCGTTAGAAAATGCAATAGAAGGTTCAGTGAATATAACGGTTGATTACCTTGTACATGAGCAGCCGCTTTCCATTGTAGGAGAAATTACAGTACCAATTCAGCAGCATTTACTTGTACATCCGCAGTATGCAGAAGTGTGGGAAGAAGTATATGCAGTGCATTCTCATCCGCATGCCATTGCACAGTGCCATAAATTTTTAAATGAAGAATTAAAAGGAGTAACTGTTCGAGATATGACATCTACAAGTGCTGCTGCACAATATGTGAAAGAACATCCTGAAGAGAAAATTGCCGCTATTGCAAATGAAGCGGCTGCAGAAAAATACGGATTAACAATTGTGAGACGTAGTATTCATACGCATAAAAATAATCACACACGTTTCTTAGTACTCCATAAGAAAAAGAAAGCAGTACTCCCGAATAACGGAGAGAACCGCGGAGAGAAAACGACGCTTATGATAACGTTACCTGCAGATTATGCAGGTGCCCTATATCAAGTGTTATCAGCTTTCGCATGGAGAAAATTAAACTTATCAAAAATCGAATCGCGTCCGATGAAAACAGGTCTTGGAAATTACTTTTTCTTAATCGATGTCGATAAAGCATACGATGACGTATTATTGCCAGGCGTAACGATGGAACTTGAAGCACTCGGTTTTTCTGTTACTGTACTGGGGAGTTATTCTTCTTATTGGTTGTAA